One genomic window of Eptesicus fuscus isolate TK198812 chromosome 6, DD_ASM_mEF_20220401, whole genome shotgun sequence includes the following:
- the LOC103286735 gene encoding dolichyl-diphosphooligosaccharide--protein glycosyltransferase subunit 4-like: MMTDMQLAIFADMLGVSPFRLVAVCYYVAVNNPKKQE, from the coding sequence ATGATGACAGACATGCAGCTCGCCATCTTCGCCGACATGCTGGGCGTGTCGCCCTTCCGGCTTGTCGCTGTCTGTTACTACGTGGCCGTCAACAATCCCAAGAAGCAGGAATGA